The following proteins are co-located in the candidate division Zixibacteria bacterium HGW-Zixibacteria-1 genome:
- a CDS encoding CcmD family protein, with protein MNANYIVMIVVLIIWIGIFLYLMGLDRRIKRIEKKNEG; from the coding sequence ATGAATGCGAACTATATCGTCATGATTGTTGTTCTGATAATCTGGATCGGAATATTTTTATATTTAATGGGTCTTGACCGAAGGATAAAGAGGATCGAAAAGAAAAATGAAGGCTAA
- a CDS encoding cytochrome C biogenesis protein, with the protein MKAKYIIGSIIIIVFIAWGASAFFKTTVKYVSFEEARNATRTVQVAGKIDFDDVTFDADNNRLIFSIYDIEADSPSGADRLKVIYKGVVPGNFDQATSVLVRGKPGEGGFIAEKLLVKCPSKYQGTAGETQG; encoded by the coding sequence ATGAAGGCTAAGTACATTATCGGCAGTATTATAATCATTGTTTTCATAGCCTGGGGGGCCTCGGCCTTTTTCAAAACCACGGTCAAATATGTTTCATTCGAAGAGGCCAGAAATGCCACCAGGACGGTTCAGGTGGCGGGCAAAATCGACTTTGATGATGTCACCTTTGACGCCGATAATAACCGATTGATATTTTCCATATATGATATAGAAGCTGACAGCCCGTCAGGGGCCGATCGGCTAAAAGTAATCTACAAGGGGGTCGTTCCCGGCAATTTTGACCAGGCCACGTCGGTTCTGGTGCGCGGCAAGCCGGGCGAGGGAGGTTTTATAGCCGAAAAGCTTCTGGTCAAATGTCCCTCCAAGTATCAGGGAACGGCAGGCGAAACTCAGGGATAA
- a CDS encoding cytochrome C biogenesis protein, with amino-acid sequence MWWKILIFTAMSAVIVAAFLTHSPMNPAVSLGDADVYRIFYFHVPQAWVAALAFVTSMVFSIQFLRTRNMDYDTKAVLAARLGLVFSILATVTGSIFARMTWGEFWNWSEIREVSIFILLIIYGAYFALRSALPNAETKATLSAVLSILFAVSAVFLIFILPRLYADYSQHPSDSVVDNEGQITMGATVAVIFFGSLAVFTALFAWIYNLSLRLARVADKNLPGYSK; translated from the coding sequence ATGTGGTGGAAAATTTTGATATTTACGGCGATGTCCGCGGTTATAGTCGCGGCCTTCCTGACTCATTCGCCGATGAACCCGGCCGTATCACTTGGTGACGCCGATGTTTATCGTATTTTTTATTTTCATGTTCCGCAGGCATGGGTGGCGGCGCTGGCCTTTGTTACTTCGATGGTGTTTTCCATACAATTTTTAAGAACCAGGAACATGGATTACGATACCAAGGCGGTCCTGGCGGCCAGGCTGGGTCTGGTCTTTTCGATTCTTGCCACCGTGACCGGATCGATTTTCGCCCGGATGACATGGGGCGAATTCTGGAACTGGTCGGAGATCCGGGAAGTATCGATATTCATTCTACTCATTATATATGGCGCCTATTTTGCTTTGCGGTCGGCGCTTCCGAATGCCGAAACCAAAGCGACTCTTTCGGCGGTTTTGTCGATTCTGTTTGCGGTGTCGGCTGTTTTCTTGATATTTATTCTGCCCCGCCTGTATGCCGATTATTCGCAGCACCCTTCCGACTCGGTGGTTGACAACGAAGGCCAGATAACCATGGGGGCCACGGTAGCGGTCATATTTTTTGGGTCGCTGGCGGTGTTTACGGCGCTTTTTGCCTGGATTTACAATCTTTCGCTGCGGCTGGCGAGAGTCGCGGATAAAAATTTACCGGGGTATTCAAAATGA
- a CDS encoding transcriptional regulator, producing the protein MLKLEIEKLGKWFGPRKIFEDIDLVLKIGQSAAITGPNGSGKTTLLRLLMGLSYPTSGKISFSEDGKKLDFEQYRKKMALVSPYLSLYDALTGFENLLFLAKVDGRVKTRDEIESLLKKVGLAGRGDDFVGAYSTGMKQRLKYAAALLKEPTILLVDEPSANLDESGKQIVWDIIRSRKESSITIVATNEREEYSLAEQFCKLGS; encoded by the coding sequence ATGCTGAAACTGGAAATTGAAAAGCTTGGCAAATGGTTCGGCCCAAGGAAGATATTTGAGGACATAGACTTAGTTCTCAAGATTGGGCAGTCGGCGGCTATTACCGGCCCCAATGGTTCGGGCAAAACGACTCTACTAAGACTGTTAATGGGATTATCTTATCCGACCAGTGGGAAGATTAGTTTTTCGGAAGACGGCAAAAAGCTCGATTTTGAGCAGTATCGAAAGAAAATGGCTCTGGTTTCGCCATATCTCTCACTGTATGATGCTTTGACCGGGTTTGAAAATCTCCTCTTTCTTGCCAAGGTTGACGGCCGTGTAAAGACAAGAGACGAGATCGAATCGCTGTTGAAGAAAGTGGGTCTGGCCGGACGGGGAGATGATTTTGTCGGAGCCTATTCCACCGGGATGAAGCAGCGCCTTAAATATGCCGCGGCATTATTGAAAGAGCCGACCATATTACTGGTCGATGAGCCGAGCGCGAATCTTGATGAGTCGGGAAAACAGATTGTCTGGGATATTATTCGCTCCCGAAAAGAAAGTTCCATCACGATCGTGGCCACTAATGAAAGGGAGGAATACTCGCTTGCCGAGCAATTCTGTAAGTTGGGCAGCTAA
- a CDS encoding ABC transporter permease, translated as MSRARILMSRENRLSGILFAPEKKVPSRSWPLMKGRNTRLPSNSVSWAAKVLAVTRKDITAEFRTRYAINSILMFALVTLTVISVALGISTPDSDLMAALFWVILFFASMSGLAQVFIREEESGTALILKLSTDGLVIFFGKLIFNLLLLTILSILIVPLFIILLKVTPQNWAIFLVGLILGDIGLAGATTIIAAIVAKATVKGTLFTVLSFPILLPLLLAVIEITKVAFGGGGFADISLPLQVLIPYDVVMVTISVMLFDFVWRQ; from the coding sequence ATGAGCCGAGCGCGAATCTTGATGAGTCGGGAAAACAGATTGTCTGGGATATTATTCGCTCCCGAAAAGAAAGTTCCATCACGATCGTGGCCACTAATGAAAGGGAGGAATACTCGCTTGCCGAGCAATTCTGTAAGTTGGGCAGCTAAAGTTCTTGCCGTCACGCGAAAAGATATCACGGCCGAGTTTCGAACCCGCTATGCGATCAACTCGATTTTGATGTTTGCGCTGGTGACGTTGACCGTGATTTCGGTGGCGCTTGGTATCAGCACACCCGACAGCGACCTGATGGCGGCGCTTTTCTGGGTCATTCTCTTTTTTGCATCGATGTCGGGCCTGGCGCAGGTCTTTATAAGGGAAGAGGAATCGGGCACGGCCCTGATTCTAAAGCTTTCCACCGACGGGCTGGTGATTTTTTTCGGCAAGCTGATTTTCAATCTGTTGCTGCTGACCATACTATCGATTCTTATCGTGCCTTTGTTTATTATTCTTCTAAAGGTGACCCCGCAAAATTGGGCCATTTTTCTGGTCGGCCTGATACTCGGCGATATCGGTCTGGCCGGCGCCACGACCATCATCGCGGCGATTGTGGCCAAGGCAACCGTAAAGGGGACGCTATTCACGGTATTGTCATTCCCGATTTTGCTGCCGCTTCTTCTGGCGGTCATAGAAATTACCAAGGTTGCATTCGGCGGCGGCGGGTTTGCCGATATTTCTTTGCCGCTCCAGGTGCTGATTCCATATGATGTGGTGATGGTCACCATTTCGGTAATGCTGTTTGATTTTGTCTGGCGGCAGTAA